A genomic stretch from Desulfolutivibrio sulfodismutans DSM 3696 includes:
- a CDS encoding choice-of-anchor D domain-containing protein — protein MRREHHAIPLSASHARIAPRRPAALAAVLLALACLWTGRAEAVVCWGKVCPGADCCSGHGTCTAFNTCVCDPGYVGKECESKPVEPDKTAIDFGAVAVGSTTSQSLLLSVLAGTGGLSATLSGEGSGDYTVTSACPATFTQATSCALIIGFSPTAVGSRPATLTLAVTSLPVSLSGTGSATVRAIAADPVAASTLYAAIAGSGVYASADGGATWTAATVQPSDTRLTALAIKPGDTATLFAATDGGGVFISRDSGLTWNACADTGLDSPNVLSLIVTGAGQLFAGTGAGVFASSNDCSSWTEQNTGLPE, from the coding sequence ATGCGTCGTGAACATCATGCCATCCCCCTTTCCGCGTCCCACGCGCGGATCGCCCCCCGGCGCCCGGCCGCCCTGGCGGCCGTGCTGCTCGCCCTCGCCTGTCTGTGGACCGGCCGGGCCGAGGCCGTAGTCTGCTGGGGCAAGGTTTGCCCTGGCGCTGACTGCTGCTCCGGGCATGGGACATGCACGGCGTTCAACACCTGCGTGTGCGACCCCGGATACGTCGGGAAGGAATGCGAGTCCAAACCCGTGGAACCGGACAAGACCGCCATCGATTTCGGCGCTGTGGCCGTGGGCAGCACCACGAGCCAATCCCTGCTCTTGTCCGTCCTGGCCGGCACGGGCGGGCTTTCCGCCACGCTTTCCGGCGAGGGCAGCGGCGACTATACCGTCACCTCCGCATGCCCCGCCACGTTCACACAGGCGACGTCATGCGCCCTTATCATCGGTTTCTCGCCCACCGCCGTCGGCAGCCGTCCCGCCACACTGACCCTGGCCGTCACGTCGTTGCCTGTGAGCCTGAGCGGCACGGGAAGCGCTACGGTCCGGGCCATCGCCGCCGATCCGGTCGCGGCCTCCACGCTGTATGCCGCCATCGCCGGTTCGGGGGTCTATGCCAGCGCCGACGGCGGCGCGACGTGGACGGCGGCCACCGTGCAGCCCTCCGACACCCGGTTGACGGCCCTGGCCATCAAGCCGGGCGACACCGCGACGCTTTTCGCCGCCACCGACGGCGGCGGGGTGTTCATCAGCCGGGACAGCGGCCTGACCTGGAATGCCTGCGCCGATACGGGCCTTGATTCCCCGAACGTCCTCTCGCTCATCGTCACCGGGGCCGGACAGCTTTTCGCCGGGACCGGGGCCGGGGTCTTCGCCAGCAGCAACGACTGCTCCTCGTGGACGGAGCAAAACACCGGCCTGCCAGAATAA